gcATTTCTTTGGAGTGTTGCCTGTCATTTAGCCTTTAATTTTCTTCAATGGTATtgccttttttatattttatcatacgtatgatttttgtgttttgtaatgGACTGTTCGTTTTGGTGTGAGGGTTGTATAAATTCACAGCCATGACATTAAATCCGGTGTTTCATGTTATGAGTGTCTTGTGCAGTTGCACGTTAAAGAATGAATCAACAATTCCTTTTATCTTACACAATTATATTCTTTATTTAACAGCCCATTTTTCTGTGGACCAGGAAGCATTTAAAGAGTTGATTCAGCATGAAtcagacaaaataaaaaatagattaGTAGAATTTGCAGTGTATATGCGGAATATCAAGGTAAACTTTAACAATACATGATTGACTTATGAATTAATCTTTGTCCGAGCAAACCGTAGACAATTTCCAGACATACTTTATATTCTCAATTATGACTAGTTTTTATTGTCTTTTTACGTAGTTCTATACTATTtactttatcaataattcaactcATCAATCAAGAACGGCTAATGCAAAATATGATAGATTTATATGTCAAATGATTTGACATATACTTCTTTTCAATATATTGATAAACTATTCCGCAATTTTATCACTGTCATCGCCTCCATTGTATTTGTGGGGACCATTTGAACAAATGCATATCTGGTTTCATCAGAAAAACCTCTTTTCCTGATTTCgtatatttaaaatatgtacCTTGTTTGGTGAAAGAAGCCACAACACTGCCATGTAAAAGGTCATTAACTGGAGAGTTGAACTATGTTGCAACCGTTGCATTCAACATGTAGTAACATTGGCTATGAGATTGAGTTGCCAATCGGATCTATAACGAACTCACTTAACAGGTTTGATTCATAAAAGTAGCGGTATCCGTATTTGATGAACATTCCGCTTTTACTGTGTTGGTTTTATAAAGATAACGGTATTTTCTTCTGTTTTATTCtcgaaatatattttaatatcactCACTGTAGAAGATCAAATAATTACGGTtatataatgtatacatgtataacaatgtaTTCGAGTTAAGGTTTATGATATTAAAAGCCTAAAAAGGGCAAAACATGCATTTTCAAGTATCTCCCTCAAAGTTATTGACATTCCTTGAAAGCATTTTGTATTCCAGAGAGCACTCTCTCTACTTCTTTGATCTTGAATTAGTCAAGAAAATCGAACCATATTAATCGACTTGTACATAATATGCCTTCATTGAATCTTAGATCTATCAAAATTTTTCTGACGTCATGGAAGATgtgtttttttgcatttttatagATCTTTATATTCAACATCGGATGAAACATCAGTCAGTGCGGTGAAATCAATGGCATGTTTAACATCTTGCTTTATCACGTTcttatataaaatcaaaaaaatttgaCATGATAAATATTTATGCTTACAGGAACTATTCTGGAAAACTATGAATGTACAAATCAtcgtattttttgtttgaactttATTTTAAACGGTGTAATTACAACAATGAAATATAACACTCACAAACATTTAAACCAATTTTCTATAATTTAGGTATTATAACACTGTATATCGTAAACAATACCTGCGGCAGACCATTCATTCTATAAACATTTTTCTTTATGATTTTTCAGCTTAACGGAATAGTTAAAAGTACCCATGCAAGTACACCCGGTTTGGGTGTTGTTAACTTAGCGAACGAGTTTAATGCTGATTTAATTGTGACCGGAAGCAGAGGACATGGTACTTTACGGAGAACATTTCTCGGTAGCGTTAGTGACTACATTCTGCATCATTCAAAGGTTCCTGTTTTGGTCGTAACACTACAAAAGGAAGTCGAGGACAAACATAGAACCTAACTTTCTAATTGTTTTCCATTAGAATTGGTAACAAAGATGAATATTCAAATGTGAAAAGGGCTCTTAACATGAATCCTTGCCATGACGTATATTAAAGCCTTATCTTTCAAATCATAATAGACCTTCGCATCATTCACAACATAATTGACTACTATACTTAATGTTCCAatggaaaacaaaaacattatcgacaattaataaaataaataaatacgcACTTTAATTGACATTTATAATCAGTTGCTTGATTATCCCGTATCATCAACTGTTAcaattgaatttgttttgttttgaaaataatacgtTTTAGTTTGCTAACCTAGAATTGACAAAGtgatactattattttttttcctcagAATTGTCAACAACATATCATTGTatctaaacattttttattttatttaacaacAAGTATAATGAACTTTGAGATATAAAAACCTGTGGTATGATTTCCTTTTTAGAAAACTACTACTCAAGGGACGTTGTTTTTCAcgttttaattatttcatattttggaGTGTCAGTGTCATTGGTAATTGTTGAAGGTCGCACACCTCAATAGGTTGTCGTACACCTCAATAGGTTTTAGTTgttcaacaatttcagactcgagcatcactgaggagacatttattgtcgaaatgcgcgtctggtacAATACTATAATTGATATCGTTTATGTTCATATTTGGAATTTGGAAACTTATATATAAGTTATATCGTAAAATAGGTTTTTtgagcagtttttttttttaagaagtattttttaaagataaaccaaTAACATAAAAGACAGAATTTGACTATTCTCAAAAAGCTACTCGCCTACTATTTACATTGACTCCGATACTGACTCCATGAACGCAGAATACTGATGCAAGTACCGGGGAAAGTGTTCCATCACAGTTAGTTAATAAATCATAATTATATATGTGATGACTTATGGAACAGTAGCTATACTTAATGGatgaaacaataatttaaaaaagaaatttcaacGCAATCGACGCCTACAATAATTGAAAGGGAAGTTGGCTGACTGAGACGACTAAATATTTAAAGCCAAAACAGCACAATAAAAACAGAATTATAGACAAGTGTAATTACAAATTTACCATATAAAGTGGTATAAGcttttaaaataagatttcaaGATGACATGCAACAGTAAGTAAAAACTGTGAGCATATTTAAACATCAGTGGGAACAAACTTTTAAAAGTAGTCATCTGTTAAAAATCAAGCAGTGTCTAAAACATGTTTACTCGAAAATAAGCCCCTGCGGAAATAATCAGATTTTACAACCATTGATTTCATTTGATGCGACATAGGAAGAAGTGATAAAAAGCTGTCTTTAAAATCTTCCGCGTAAAAACATCAAAAGTCAAAGTCAGTTTCAAACGGGAATATGTAAGACCCCACACAAGCAACGTACGAGAATAGGGTGATGGACGACATTGCACAATTAGAGAAGAAACGATCAATTAATAATAATACTCTTGAAGCTTTATTAACTGCCTAGTTTACACACGTGTGCAACACATGTGACACTAAACGTTTAAAGTTATGTAAATACTGAAAAGTCATAATCCTGGCTTGATTCACGGCTTTGGAGTGATGCATACATACAAATATCACTGTTAATATCCTCAATATCAGAAAGGAGTTTTATATAAGGTCTACGTATAGACTACTAGTACATTGtatgaaataaagaatagaaaCGGGAATACGTCAAACAGACAATACCTGACCAAAGAGAAAAATAAGAGTAAAAAGCCATGAATGGACCTTCATCACAGCAAGAATATACGGTACTCAGAAGCGAGCTTTAGTTTGCctctaaacaataatgtatactggACGCCAAGTTTTATTTATTGGAAGAGCGGTTGTAGCATATACAATCCTCTTACTAACGACAAGGTAAACATATGATTAGAGACAGTAATTATTTGCTTTAACTACGCCTAATTTGtattgcaaattttttttttaagatgaattctttgatttgcaaatttcataaaaaagataTCAGAAGTTTATAAGACTACAATACATGAGACGAACCACCATCACTCGAATcccaaaattcatattttatttttacaatgaaatctttattaaaaaaagaagatgaaaaaataacattCCAAGCCGAATAATTCAAAACTAAAGAACCGAAGCAGAGGAAGAGCTATGTGACTAAAATTACATCAAAATAAAAGCCAAATTTATCAAGGTCAATATTCCCTAGGGGATTAGAAACcgaaggttttttttaatttaataagtacatataaatttataaacggataaTTGCATAAAACATGAACAACTGAACATTAAACGATACATCACTAAAGCATGACAACTAACCCTCATAGAGGTTTTTGAACAGATTTCAATGCATGCCTTTTATGAA
This sequence is a window from Mytilus edulis chromosome 1, xbMytEdul2.2, whole genome shotgun sequence. Protein-coding genes within it:
- the LOC139485696 gene encoding universal stress protein Sll1388-like, coding for MADGNAASASEAGCRKDGGKTVVIAFDGSDYAKHAMKFYADTVYTPTDNVIVVYCVELGEVITTAHFSVDQEAFKELIQHESDKIKNRLVEFAVYMRNIKLNGIVKSTHASTPGLGVVNLANEFNADLIVTGSRGHGTLRRTFLGSVSDYILHHSKVPVLVVTLQKEVEDKHRT